The proteins below come from a single Tachypleus tridentatus isolate NWPU-2018 chromosome 13, ASM421037v1, whole genome shotgun sequence genomic window:
- the LOC143236417 gene encoding uncharacterized protein LOC143236417, with the protein MNSLVGVFCRFRKEIIAFTCDIEKMFFQFRVQEEDRDFLRILWIEDLSGNVVDYRMKVYLFGSVSSLACAISGVRQLAYDNFQAAFFIQEGFYFDDGLKNVKTVREAIHLIKETQTICVKENIYLPKFLSNKQEVVDSSSLTDRAPKLENLHLPEERTPLERVLGI; encoded by the coding sequence ATGAACAGCTTGGTGGGAGTGTTCTGTCGATTCCGAAAAGAAATTATAGCCTTCACCTGCGATATTGAGAAAATGTTCTTCCAGTTCCGGGTCCAGGAAGAAGACAGAGATTTTTTGAGGATCCTGTGGATTGAAGACTTGTCTGGAAATGTAGTGGACTACCGAATGAAGGTCTACCTCTTTGGATCAGTGTCGTCACTTGCCTGTGCCATCTCAGGTGTCAGGCAGCTGGCATATGACAACTTCCAAGCCGCTTTCTTCATTCAAGAAGGCTTTTATTTTGACGATGGCCTAAAGAACGTGAAAACTGTAAGAGAAGCCATCCATCTCATAAAGGAGACCCAAACAATTTGTGTAAAGGAAAATATCTATTTGCCCAAATTCTTATCCAACAAACAAGAAGTTGTGGACTCAAGTTCCCTTACAGACAGGGCACCAAAATTAGAAAACCTTCATCTGCCAGAGGAAAGGACCCCATTGGAGAGGGTGTTGGGCATATAG